The following are encoded together in the Pectobacterium wasabiae CFBP 3304 genome:
- a CDS encoding dicarboxylate/amino acid:cation symporter, with translation MKTSIFKSLYFQVLAAITIGILLGHFYPQLGEQMKPLGDGFVKLIKMIIAPVIFCTVVTGIAGMESMKSVGRTGAAALLYFEIVSTIALIIGLIVVNVVQPGVGMNIDPSSLDASAVAVYTQQASQQGLIPFLMDVIPASVVGAFASGNILQVLLFAVMFGFALHRLGPKGKVIFDVIDSFSKVIFGVINMIMKLAPLGAFGAMAFTIGKYGVGTLVQLGQLILCFYLTCVLFVFLVLGSIAKATGFSIFKFIRYIREELLIVLGTSSSESVLPRMLEKMEKVGCKKSVVGLVIPTGYSFNLDGTSIYLTMAAVFIAQATNSHMDIWHQITLLVVLLLSSKGAAGVTGSGFIVLAATLSAVGHLPVAGLALILGIDRFMSEARALTNLIGNGVATIVVAKYCRELDEKTLDAELSGNKKSDNAATPTAQS, from the coding sequence ATGAAAACATCTATTTTTAAAAGTCTTTATTTTCAGGTTCTTGCCGCCATTACGATAGGGATCCTGCTGGGGCATTTCTACCCCCAGCTTGGCGAGCAAATGAAGCCGCTGGGCGATGGGTTTGTTAAATTAATTAAAATGATTATTGCGCCGGTTATCTTCTGTACGGTAGTCACCGGTATCGCAGGCATGGAAAGTATGAAGTCGGTCGGTCGTACTGGTGCGGCCGCGCTGCTGTATTTTGAAATTGTGAGTACGATTGCGCTGATTATCGGCCTGATCGTGGTTAACGTTGTGCAACCTGGCGTGGGCATGAACATCGACCCAAGCTCGCTCGATGCGTCTGCGGTGGCGGTTTATACCCAGCAGGCTTCGCAACAGGGTCTGATTCCGTTCCTGATGGATGTGATACCAGCGAGTGTGGTCGGTGCGTTTGCCAGCGGTAATATCTTGCAGGTTCTGCTGTTTGCTGTGATGTTCGGCTTTGCGCTGCACCGCCTGGGGCCAAAGGGCAAAGTGATTTTTGATGTAATCGACAGCTTCTCCAAGGTCATTTTCGGCGTCATTAACATGATCATGAAATTGGCTCCTCTGGGTGCGTTCGGTGCCATGGCCTTCACCATCGGTAAATATGGTGTCGGTACGCTGGTGCAGTTGGGACAACTGATCCTCTGCTTCTACCTCACCTGCGTTCTGTTTGTATTTCTGGTGTTGGGCAGTATTGCGAAAGCAACGGGCTTCAGTATCTTCAAATTCATTCGCTACATCCGTGAAGAACTGCTGATCGTACTGGGTACATCCTCTTCTGAATCCGTGCTGCCACGTATGCTGGAGAAGATGGAGAAGGTGGGTTGTAAAAAATCCGTCGTCGGTCTGGTCATTCCTACTGGCTACTCGTTCAACCTTGATGGCACCTCCATCTATCTGACGATGGCGGCGGTGTTTATCGCTCAGGCAACCAACAGCCACATGGATATCTGGCATCAGATTACGCTGCTGGTGGTGCTGCTGCTGTCCTCTAAAGGCGCAGCAGGCGTGACGGGAAGTGGATTTATCGTGCTGGCAGCAACGCTGTCTGCCGTGGGCCACCTGCCTGTTGCCGGTCTGGCGTTGATTCTGGGTATTGACCGTTTCATGTCAGAAGCCCGTGCGCTGACCAACCTGATTGGTAACGGTGTTGCGACTATCGTGGTAGCCAAATACTGCCGCGAGCTGGATGAGAAGACGCTGGACGCTGAGCTGTCTGGTAACAAGAAGAGCGATAACGCGGCCACGCCGACGGCGCAGTCGTAA
- a CDS encoding diguanylate cyclase domain-containing protein — protein sequence MRLRRSLTIKQMTAVSAVALVTISLFIVIQLFHFVHQRREDYAKQLESIAYSVRQPLTDAVLQGEVQRAGNILDSLLPVAFLSRADVLLPDDFQTLHANFPKERPVPDWIARVFKLPIRISIPLYSPPQTQYSAPLAHLVLQADSYRMYQFIVSTFSTMLATYLLLALIMSIAITWCINRLLIHPLRGIIVELQNLPPDAVLHRPLTLPPWHQDDELGALVRSYNRNQQLLEQSLSAGTESVGLPDNAHFIRRLEQRLADATPFSLLVFGLDSSASQGDMAVLTKQLQTVIEEQNGAGSIYLARLDGDEFAIIGKTLESAGREQEWAQNVMLAINSPFLPTGSQPVRAVSTGILTITDPRPEEAALLLSQARFAMQLARRDKKCGIHLLIASS from the coding sequence TTGCGGCTCAGACGTTCATTAACGATTAAACAGATGACAGCCGTGTCTGCCGTGGCACTGGTAACGATCAGCCTGTTTATCGTCATACAGCTTTTTCACTTCGTTCATCAGCGCCGTGAAGATTATGCCAAGCAGTTGGAGAGCATTGCGTATTCCGTGCGTCAACCGCTGACGGATGCGGTGTTACAAGGTGAAGTGCAACGTGCAGGCAATATTCTGGATAGCTTGCTGCCGGTTGCCTTTCTTAGCCGGGCAGATGTATTGCTGCCTGATGATTTCCAGACGTTACACGCTAATTTCCCGAAAGAACGCCCGGTGCCGGACTGGATCGCGCGGGTCTTTAAGCTGCCGATCCGTATCTCTATTCCACTCTATTCGCCGCCGCAGACGCAATATTCGGCACCGCTGGCGCACCTGGTCTTGCAGGCGGATTCCTATCGGATGTATCAATTTATCGTCAGCACCTTTTCAACCATGTTGGCGACGTATCTGCTGCTGGCATTGATTATGTCGATCGCCATTACCTGGTGTATTAACCGCTTACTGATACACCCGCTGCGTGGGATTATTGTCGAGTTACAGAATCTACCGCCGGATGCGGTGCTCCACCGCCCGCTTACGCTGCCGCCCTGGCATCAGGATGATGAACTGGGCGCGCTGGTGCGCAGCTACAATCGTAATCAACAGTTGCTGGAGCAGTCTCTCTCTGCCGGAACTGAAAGCGTGGGGCTACCGGACAACGCGCATTTTATACGACGCCTTGAACAGCGTCTGGCGGACGCTACCCCGTTTAGCCTGCTCGTTTTTGGGCTTGATTCCTCGGCCAGTCAGGGCGATATGGCTGTGTTGACCAAGCAACTCCAAACGGTGATAGAAGAACAAAATGGGGCAGGGAGCATATATCTGGCGCGCCTCGATGGTGACGAGTTCGCTATCATCGGGAAAACACTGGAATCCGCCGGACGGGAGCAAGAGTGGGCGCAAAACGTGATGCTGGCGATTAATTCCCCCTTCTTACCTACGGGCTCCCAGCCTGTGCGGGCTGTCAGCACGGGTATCCTGACGATTACCGACCCTCGACCAGAGGAGGCGGCGCTGCTTTTGTCACAGGCGCGCTTTGCCATGCAACTGGCGCGGCGTGATAAAAAATGCGGTATTCATCTCCTCATCGCGTCTTCCTGA
- the bcsG gene encoding cellulose biosynthesis protein BcsG — MDEKTRRQQQDSQKQQHIWRYWRGLGAWNLYFLLKFALLWFGYLNFHPLLNLVFLAFLLLPIPNVTLHRWRHIIAIPLGIGLFYHDTWLPGINSILSQGTQVVGFSAAYLLELLNRFINWQMVGAAVVITVAYLFFAQWIRITVFTVAALAWLNVVNLAGPAVSLMPAVATTPTPSAAASPTGGGTALPEATLPPTNANLTAYLNQFYTREKARTTAFPTTLPQDAQPFDILIINICSLAWSDIEVAQLDNHPLWKKFDILFRQFNSATAYSGPASIRLLRASCGQQSHTDLYQPVNQQCFLFSNLVKLGFEEQLMLDHSGIFGNYLREVREEGDIQIPMLSQEGISHQITSFDGEPIYNDLELLNRWLGERDKATTTRNATFFNLIPLHDGNRFVGTNQSADYAPRAKILFDQLDAFFDVLQKSGRKVMVVVVPEHGAALAGDKMQMSGLRDIPSPSITHIPVGVKLFGLQAPHQGNALEVTSPSSYLAISELVARMVDGKVFTAPSVDWQTLASTLPQTEAISENENAIVMQYQGKPYIRLNGGDWVPYPQ, encoded by the coding sequence ATGGACGAAAAAACACGTAGGCAACAACAGGACTCGCAAAAACAGCAACATATATGGCGCTACTGGCGTGGCCTCGGTGCCTGGAATCTGTATTTTTTGCTGAAGTTTGCCCTGTTATGGTTTGGGTACCTGAATTTTCATCCACTGCTTAATCTGGTGTTTCTGGCGTTTTTGCTGCTCCCGATCCCCAATGTCACACTGCATCGCTGGCGTCATATTATTGCCATTCCGCTCGGTATCGGGCTGTTTTACCACGACACCTGGCTGCCGGGCATCAACAGTATTCTCAGCCAGGGGACACAGGTTGTTGGCTTTAGCGCCGCCTATTTGCTTGAGCTGTTAAATCGCTTCATTAACTGGCAAATGGTCGGGGCGGCGGTGGTTATTACCGTGGCCTACCTGTTCTTCGCGCAGTGGATTCGTATTACGGTGTTTACCGTGGCGGCGCTGGCATGGCTAAACGTTGTCAATCTGGCGGGGCCTGCCGTTTCGCTGATGCCCGCGGTAGCGACGACGCCAACCCCCTCGGCAGCGGCTTCCCCAACGGGCGGAGGAACCGCGCTGCCCGAGGCCACCTTACCGCCAACGAACGCGAACCTTACGGCTTATCTGAACCAGTTTTATACGCGAGAAAAAGCGCGGACCACGGCGTTTCCTACCACGCTGCCGCAGGATGCGCAGCCTTTTGATATCCTGATTATCAATATCTGTTCGCTGGCATGGTCGGATATAGAGGTGGCGCAGTTGGATAATCATCCGCTGTGGAAGAAATTCGATATCCTGTTCCGGCAGTTTAACTCCGCTACCGCGTATAGCGGACCAGCGTCAATTCGCCTGCTGCGGGCAAGCTGTGGTCAACAGTCTCACACCGATTTGTACCAGCCGGTGAACCAGCAGTGCTTCCTGTTCAGTAATTTGGTGAAGCTGGGTTTTGAAGAGCAACTGATGCTCGATCATTCCGGCATCTTCGGGAATTACCTGCGCGAGGTGCGTGAAGAGGGTGACATCCAGATTCCGATGCTGTCGCAGGAGGGCATCAGCCACCAGATTACCTCATTCGACGGCGAACCGATTTATAACGATTTGGAGCTGTTAAATCGTTGGCTGGGCGAGCGAGATAAAGCGACGACGACGCGTAATGCAACGTTCTTTAACCTGATTCCGCTGCATGACGGTAACCGCTTTGTAGGCACCAACCAGTCGGCTGACTATGCGCCACGTGCAAAGATTCTGTTTGACCAACTGGATGCTTTTTTTGACGTGTTGCAGAAATCTGGTCGCAAAGTCATGGTGGTGGTAGTACCGGAGCACGGCGCAGCGCTGGCTGGCGATAAGATGCAAATGTCCGGGCTGCGCGATATCCCCAGCCCGAGCATTACGCATATTCCTGTCGGCGTGAAACTGTTTGGTTTGCAGGCACCGCATCAGGGCAATGCGCTTGAGGTGACGTCACCGAGCAGTTATCTGGCGATTTCGGAGCTGGTTGCACGCATGGTGGACGGTAAAGTGTTCACCGCGCCTTCTGTGGATTGGCAAACGCTGGCGAGCACACTGCCGCAAACGGAAGCGATCTCGGAGAATGAGAACGCGATCGTGATGCAATATCAGGGAAAACCCTACATTCGTCTGAACGGTGGAGACTGGGTGCCATATCCGCAATAG
- the bcsF gene encoding cellulose biosynthesis protein BcsF → MNLIDIVQLVLLSAVVFFTLGYLAHRVIPHWLRYWKNRLLSPRYLKPASVWMRSPSSTKPTSAETKK, encoded by the coding sequence ATGAATCTGATTGATATCGTTCAACTGGTGCTATTAAGCGCGGTTGTCTTCTTTACGCTTGGCTATCTGGCGCACCGAGTGATCCCCCACTGGCTTCGGTATTGGAAAAACAGGCTATTGTCGCCACGCTACCTGAAGCCAGCAAGTGTCTGGATGCGTAGCCCTTCTTCAACCAAGCCGACTTCAGCAGAGACTAAAAAATAA
- the bcsE gene encoding cellulose biosynthesis protein BcsE, with protein sequence MKQNFSLGIRHLWDELATLQLAGFYWVNIDRQVDAALFCQQIMHNQNNDARVALIGCGERSDALLTTLFNTEIKQLSCYILPENKAALLNLTDDLMRALRPKHRLLVLYAPASLWRDISPERLQRWVDDTAVWLHQRQCTLVVLSHSSGVTRLRNMLISQHRGLYGLASLQWQQDRAQYLVSWWATERGVRANKVQMLQPDNDGWQMLTEEEPVLTPSLNDDGLFLMEKSVMEGAPALSENWQLLDDNAILVQTGMLTNAATLVFALNQTIQVDTLVKQVHSLRRQRGELLKIVVREMKPCLRASDERLLLACGANLIVSHSEPLSRFLTRIESVQGQRFTKHVPVDVEVLLTTMRPLQIKGYQPPETFRQSVQMLIDSTLMPEGSKGVLVALRPVPGVRAAQALTLCTLRRFGDVVTIAQGRLFLFLSNCRLNELDIALKSIFRLPVDEVFSNRIVWSQDLQIVAEIKSLMQDSTSGQEQQINDYVQLQQTESVPRRQTPRREPIAIDLLSPDLPARVPGELS encoded by the coding sequence ATGAAGCAGAACTTTTCATTAGGTATCCGTCACCTTTGGGATGAACTGGCTACGCTCCAGTTGGCGGGATTTTATTGGGTGAATATTGATCGACAGGTTGATGCCGCATTATTTTGCCAACAAATTATGCACAACCAAAATAACGACGCGAGAGTGGCGTTAATCGGCTGCGGGGAACGGTCTGACGCGCTGTTGACAACATTATTTAATACCGAAATAAAACAGTTATCTTGCTATATATTGCCGGAAAATAAAGCTGCGTTGCTGAATTTAACTGACGACTTGATGCGCGCATTACGTCCGAAACATCGCCTGTTAGTGCTGTATGCGCCCGCCAGTCTGTGGCGAGATATTTCACCGGAAAGATTACAACGTTGGGTGGATGACACGGCCGTATGGTTACATCAGCGCCAGTGTACGCTGGTGGTTCTCAGCCATAGCAGCGGCGTAACCCGGCTGAGGAATATGCTGATCTCCCAACATCGCGGGCTTTACGGTTTGGCCAGCCTGCAATGGCAACAGGATCGTGCACAGTATCTGGTGTCATGGTGGGCAACGGAAAGAGGCGTGCGGGCGAATAAGGTACAAATGCTGCAACCCGATAATGATGGCTGGCAAATGCTGACGGAAGAGGAGCCCGTCCTCACGCCGTCTCTGAATGACGATGGGCTTTTTCTGATGGAGAAGAGCGTGATGGAAGGGGCTCCCGCGCTATCAGAAAACTGGCAGCTACTGGATGACAACGCCATTTTGGTACAAACCGGCATGCTGACGAATGCGGCTACCCTCGTTTTTGCACTCAATCAGACTATTCAGGTCGATACCCTCGTCAAACAGGTTCATAGCCTGCGGCGGCAGCGTGGCGAATTGCTGAAGATTGTGGTGCGGGAAATGAAGCCCTGCCTGCGTGCCAGCGATGAGCGTCTATTATTGGCGTGTGGCGCAAATCTTATTGTCTCCCATTCAGAGCCACTATCTCGCTTCCTGACGCGGATTGAAAGTGTGCAAGGGCAGCGCTTTACTAAACATGTTCCTGTCGATGTCGAGGTGCTGCTGACCACCATGCGGCCGCTACAGATTAAGGGCTACCAGCCGCCTGAGACCTTTCGGCAGTCTGTGCAGATGTTGATTGATAGTACGTTGATGCCAGAAGGCAGCAAAGGCGTGCTGGTGGCATTGCGCCCGGTGCCGGGGGTGCGCGCGGCACAGGCGCTGACGCTGTGCACGCTGCGACGTTTTGGCGATGTCGTCACGATCGCGCAGGGTCGTCTGTTTTTATTCCTGTCTAATTGTCGTCTGAATGAATTGGATATCGCGTTGAAATCTATCTTCCGTCTGCCGGTAGATGAAGTGTTCAGTAATCGGATTGTGTGGTCACAAGACTTACAGATTGTAGCGGAAATCAAATCGTTGATGCAGGACAGCACGTCCGGACAGGAACAACAGATTAATGATTATGTCCAACTGCAGCAGACCGAATCTGTACCGCGCCGCCAGACGCCGCGGCGTGAGCCTATTGCTATTGATTTACTGTCGCCCGATTTACCGGCCCGTGTACCGGGAGAACTATCATGA
- the bcsR gene encoding cellulose biosynthesis protein BcsR, whose protein sequence is MNNEPTRIDTSARADLTENARADDDLRVLSQAFSLPEINYIDISRQARLSQMMARWPLLDELKEPAGSN, encoded by the coding sequence ATGAATAACGAACCGACTCGTATAGATACCAGCGCACGCGCCGATTTAACCGAAAATGCAAGAGCCGATGACGATCTCCGGGTCCTCAGTCAGGCTTTTTCTTTGCCTGAAATAAACTATATCGATATTTCCCGTCAGGCGCGTCTGAGCCAAATGATGGCTCGCTGGCCGCTGCTGGATGAATTAAAAGAACCGGCTGGGAGCAACTGA
- the bcsQ gene encoding cellulose biosynthesis protein BcsQ, translating into MPVIALQGIRGGVGTTSITAALGWAFQRLGESALVIDFSPDNLLRINFNMPFEQRRGWARAEADGASWQTGAMQYLPGLDFLPFGRLSMQEVATLQQHYHQHSALWQNNLTQLSAAGRHRWVLIDVPADNSPLARQALATANTVFQVVVADANCHSRLHQQALPRQCHFLVNQFSTLSTLQQDLHQLWLHTLSHLLPLVVHRDEALSESLMLKQPLGECRPDSVAAEEIMTLANWCLIHVKENGV; encoded by the coding sequence ATGCCCGTTATTGCATTGCAAGGAATCCGCGGAGGTGTAGGAACCACCTCGATAACCGCCGCATTGGGGTGGGCTTTCCAACGGTTGGGCGAATCTGCGCTGGTGATTGATTTTTCGCCAGACAATTTGCTACGCATTAACTTTAATATGCCGTTTGAGCAGCGTCGCGGTTGGGCACGGGCGGAAGCTGACGGCGCATCGTGGCAAACCGGTGCCATGCAGTATCTCCCCGGTCTGGATTTTCTGCCATTTGGTCGCCTGAGCATGCAGGAAGTCGCCACGCTGCAACAGCATTACCACCAGCACTCCGCACTCTGGCAAAACAATCTAACGCAACTCAGCGCGGCAGGTCGCCACCGTTGGGTGCTGATCGACGTGCCGGCAGACAATAGCCCGCTCGCGCGCCAGGCGTTAGCTACCGCAAACACCGTTTTTCAGGTGGTGGTGGCCGATGCCAACTGCCATTCACGGTTACATCAACAGGCGTTACCACGTCAGTGCCATTTTCTGGTTAATCAGTTTTCTACCCTCAGTACACTCCAGCAGGATTTGCACCAACTCTGGCTGCACACGCTGTCACACCTGCTGCCGCTGGTAGTACACCGTGACGAAGCGTTGTCAGAATCACTGATGCTGAAACAACCGCTGGGCGAATGCCGCCCGGACAGTGTGGCAGCGGAAGAGATCATGACGCTGGCAAACTGGTGCCTGATTCACGTCAAGGAAAACGGCGTATGA
- the bcsA gene encoding UDP-forming cellulose synthase catalytic subunit, with translation MSGILRVFLVPPARQAIQQRYRGYRQQGAPAFAAFFATLFAILGWIFLRLESDGWQQIRAQRTYWFPHISPQRPRPADVLRYLTQSIWLLTIKNGQLPTSRRNYFSALPRWRQRYMNAQQTLFTRFSHANTDDSESGTTRMNRVQRLVTVALSLLCAALAFLCITQPFDLLSQFIFMTLLWGIAMLVRNMPGRMPTLMMIALSFTVSCRYLWWRYTETLNWDDPVSLVCGLLLLAAETYAWVVLVLGYFQTIWPLNRHPVSLPEDSTTWPAVDLMIPTYNEPLSVVKPTVYAALGIDWPKDKLNIYILDDGGRAEFKAFAEEVGVHYIARVTHEHAKAGNINNALKQAKGEFVAIFDCDHVPTRSFLQLTMGWFFKDKKLAMLQTPHHFFSPDPFERNLGRFRRTPNEGTLFYGLVQDGNDMWDATFFCGSCAILRRKPLDEISGIAVETVTEDAHTSLRLHRRGYSSAYIRIPQAAGLATESLSAHIGQRIRWARGMVQIFRLDNPLLGKGLKLGQRLCYANAMMHFLSGIPRLIFLTAPLAFLLLHAYIIFAPALAIALYVLPHMVHASLTNSRIQGRYRHSFWSEIYETVLAWYIARPTTVALFNPHKGKFNVTAKGGLVEEQHVDWVITRPYLVLVLLNIAGVVYGIWRLIDGPTEEIMTVLISLLWVAYNMTILGGAVAVAVEAKQVRQAHRVEMSMSAAILRTDGHLFPCVLRDYSDGGVGVETRESGILQVGDNVSLLLKRGQQEYAFPFSVTRAFGNKIGLRMANLTIRQHIDFIQCTFARADTWALWQDSFPQDRPVESLVDVLALGFRGYLRLADYAPPVIRNIILAFLTIVVWVVSFIPRYVGRRTVTDQSGAAQPEKAVHRGKTPSTHETRFAQENLFTEKTVA, from the coding sequence ATGAGTGGCATCCTGCGCGTATTCCTCGTTCCGCCCGCCAGACAGGCGATACAGCAGCGCTATCGCGGCTATCGTCAGCAGGGTGCCCCCGCCTTTGCGGCCTTTTTCGCTACGCTGTTTGCAATACTCGGCTGGATCTTCCTGCGGCTGGAGTCTGACGGCTGGCAACAAATTCGCGCACAGCGGACCTATTGGTTCCCGCATATTTCGCCTCAGCGCCCGCGTCCAGCCGATGTGCTTCGCTATCTGACACAGAGTATTTGGCTGCTGACCATCAAAAACGGCCAGTTACCCACATCACGGCGTAATTACTTCTCCGCGCTACCGCGCTGGCGGCAGCGCTACATGAACGCACAGCAAACGCTATTTACCCGCTTTAGCCACGCGAATACTGACGACAGTGAATCAGGCACCACGCGGATGAACCGCGTACAAAGGCTGGTCACGGTGGCACTGAGTCTGCTGTGTGCGGCACTGGCGTTTCTGTGCATCACGCAGCCGTTTGATTTGCTATCACAGTTTATTTTCATGACGCTGCTGTGGGGCATTGCCATGCTCGTTCGCAACATGCCGGGACGCATGCCGACGCTCATGATGATCGCGCTCTCTTTCACGGTTTCGTGTCGTTACCTGTGGTGGCGCTATACCGAAACCCTAAACTGGGACGATCCCGTCAGCCTAGTATGCGGACTGTTGCTGCTGGCAGCGGAAACCTACGCCTGGGTGGTGTTGGTTCTGGGCTATTTCCAGACGATTTGGCCGCTCAACCGTCATCCCGTTTCGCTGCCGGAAGACAGCACAACGTGGCCAGCCGTCGATCTGATGATCCCAACCTACAATGAACCGTTGAGCGTGGTGAAACCGACGGTGTATGCCGCATTGGGCATCGATTGGCCTAAAGATAAACTCAACATCTATATTCTGGATGACGGCGGTCGCGCCGAATTTAAAGCCTTCGCGGAGGAGGTCGGCGTCCATTACATCGCCCGCGTCACGCACGAACATGCCAAAGCCGGTAACATCAACAATGCTCTGAAGCAGGCGAAAGGCGAGTTCGTCGCCATTTTCGACTGCGACCATGTCCCCACCCGCTCCTTTCTGCAATTAACCATGGGATGGTTTTTTAAAGACAAAAAGCTGGCGATGCTACAGACGCCGCACCATTTCTTCTCACCCGACCCGTTCGAACGCAATCTGGGGCGCTTCCGCCGCACACCCAATGAGGGTACGCTGTTCTACGGTCTGGTTCAGGACGGTAACGACATGTGGGACGCTACGTTCTTCTGCGGCTCCTGCGCCATCCTACGGCGGAAACCGCTGGATGAGATTAGCGGCATCGCGGTCGAAACGGTAACGGAAGATGCCCACACCTCGCTGCGTCTGCATCGCCGTGGTTACAGCTCGGCCTATATCCGCATTCCACAGGCAGCCGGACTGGCGACCGAGAGCCTGTCGGCCCACATCGGGCAACGCATTCGCTGGGCACGCGGCATGGTGCAGATCTTCCGGTTGGATAACCCGCTGTTAGGCAAAGGGCTGAAACTGGGGCAACGGCTGTGTTACGCCAACGCCATGATGCACTTTCTATCCGGTATTCCCCGGCTGATCTTCCTGACCGCCCCGCTGGCGTTTCTGCTGCTCCACGCCTACATCATTTTCGCCCCTGCGCTGGCAATCGCACTCTACGTGCTGCCACACATGGTGCATGCCAGCCTGACCAACTCGCGTATTCAGGGGCGCTACCGTCACTCGTTCTGGAGTGAGATCTATGAAACCGTGTTGGCGTGGTACATCGCCCGCCCGACCACCGTAGCGCTGTTTAACCCTCACAAAGGGAAATTCAACGTGACAGCCAAAGGTGGGCTGGTTGAAGAACAGCATGTCGATTGGGTGATTACGCGACCTTATCTGGTGCTGGTGCTGCTGAATATTGCTGGCGTGGTGTATGGCATCTGGCGTTTGATTGACGGGCCGACGGAAGAGATCATGACCGTGCTCATTAGCCTGCTCTGGGTCGCGTATAACATGACCATTTTAGGGGGTGCCGTCGCGGTCGCGGTAGAGGCCAAACAGGTGCGACAGGCACACCGGGTGGAGATGTCGATGTCTGCCGCCATTCTGCGCACCGATGGCCACCTTTTCCCCTGCGTCCTGCGCGATTATTCCGATGGTGGTGTCGGCGTTGAAACCCGTGAATCAGGCATTCTCCAAGTCGGGGACAACGTCTCGCTGTTATTAAAACGCGGTCAGCAGGAGTACGCCTTCCCTTTCAGCGTCACCCGCGCGTTCGGCAACAAAATTGGCTTGCGCATGGCCAACCTGACCATCCGTCAACACATCGATTTCATTCAATGCACTTTTGCACGCGCCGACACCTGGGCACTCTGGCAAGACAGCTTTCCGCAGGATAGACCCGTCGAAAGTTTGGTTGATGTACTGGCACTCGGCTTTCGCGGCTACCTGCGACTGGCAGATTACGCGCCGCCCGTCATACGCAATATCATCCTGGCCTTCCTCACCATCGTGGTATGGGTAGTGTCATTCATCCCACGCTATGTAGGAAGACGCACCGTAACCGACCAGTCAGGCGCTGCGCAGCCGGAAAAGGCCGTACATCGGGGTAAGACGCCGTCTACCCATGAAACACGATTTGCACAAGAGAACCTGTTTACAGAAAAAACAGTGGCTTGA